One window of the Anaeromyxobacter dehalogenans 2CP-C genome contains the following:
- a CDS encoding recombinase family protein: MTIATAPSTGPRFIELIRVSTSAQADRDTPEDQRAALKRLRLSRPGMLVETIEFAVSGAKATADRPDIRRLAQLADEVGFDEVRVRHLDRLTRHADPDEQEAVFGIIRRAHAVIVEADGSITDPRTMTGRILAIVRAEGAAEERRKIVERTVAGKRRAAQEGRLIIGFPPYGRRFDKMHGWTLDPERAEV; encoded by the coding sequence GTGACGATCGCGACCGCCCCGAGCACGGGGCCGAGGTTCATAGAGCTGATCAGGGTGTCCACCTCCGCTCAGGCGGACCGAGACACGCCCGAGGACCAGCGCGCCGCCTTGAAGCGCCTGCGTCTCTCCCGGCCCGGGATGCTCGTGGAGACGATCGAGTTCGCCGTGAGCGGCGCCAAGGCCACCGCGGACAGGCCGGACATCCGGCGGCTCGCCCAGCTCGCGGACGAAGTCGGCTTCGATGAGGTGCGGGTCCGGCATCTCGATCGCCTGACTCGGCACGCCGACCCCGACGAGCAGGAGGCTGTCTTCGGCATCATCCGCCGCGCCCACGCTGTCATCGTGGAGGCCGATGGATCCATCACGGACCCGCGCACGATGACCGGCCGGATCTTGGCCATCGTCCGGGCAGAGGGCGCAGCGGAGGAGCGCCGGAAGATCGTGGAGCGTACGGTGGCCGGGAAGCGGCGGGCAGCGCAGGAGGGGCGCCTCATCATCGGGTTTCCGCCGTACGGCCGGCGCTTCGACAAGATGCACGGGTGGACGCTCGACCCGGAGCGCGCCGAGGTCTAG
- a CDS encoding sce7726 family protein, which produces MRTVRDLDVRLALHETVLARHRDDPETIVIDEFGLNWGVVRVDVAVVNGTIHGYEIKSDSDTLDRLPVQAEMYGRVLDRVTLVAGRHLAAAERQVPDWWGLCEAIEVAPGQVRLRSVRRARSNRNLDLKAVAMLLWRDEALAILEEMGCAAGLRGKPRRALYGALVERLSSTQLRSRVRRALKRRGPAWRAGPPRT; this is translated from the coding sequence ATGCGCACCGTGCGCGACCTCGACGTTCGCCTTGCGCTACATGAGACGGTACTCGCGCGGCATCGCGACGACCCGGAGACGATCGTCATCGACGAGTTCGGGTTGAACTGGGGCGTGGTCCGCGTGGACGTCGCGGTCGTGAACGGGACCATCCACGGCTACGAGATCAAGAGCGACTCGGACACGCTCGACCGGCTTCCCGTGCAGGCCGAGATGTACGGCCGCGTCCTCGACCGAGTCACCCTGGTCGCCGGCCGCCACCTCGCGGCTGCAGAGCGGCAGGTGCCGGACTGGTGGGGGCTCTGTGAGGCCATCGAGGTCGCGCCCGGGCAGGTAAGGCTCCGGTCCGTCCGGCGCGCCCGGTCGAACCGGAACCTCGACCTGAAGGCCGTCGCGATGCTGCTGTGGCGCGACGAGGCCCTGGCCATCTTGGAGGAGATGGGCTGCGCGGCAGGGCTCAGAGGCAAGCCCCGCCGCGCTCTCTACGGCGCCCTCGTGGAGCGCCTTAGTTCGACGCAGCTCCGCTCGCGGGTGCGGCGGGCACTGAAGCGCCGAGGGCCAGCTTGGAGAGCTGGTCCACCACGAACGTGA
- a CDS encoding beta family protein: MEADQKFNMEFSEQHYVPVLKWKRGEARALKDLDPAVKAACTPLVEVVPVPTDPETGAAKKTLSKHLDDAIAEMKSSWGTAHPIFVDIRLLPPNQATGATLTGLFDRLRAAAILAIPVISTGATQDILQAAAGIHKKDRRGVCLREGLDAVMAPAFPVAVSKALLATGVTQKTADVVIDMQDVSANKTTVNAALAASAIGKVPNLKAWRTFTIVATAFPLNLSGIAPGVHTLPRAEWALWKALGSLPRRPTYGDYAVAHWDLQELDPRVILISASIRYTSDDEWVIFRGRNVKNYGFGQFTALSKLVVKHPAYCGSAFSAGDDYIAACASGTVGSGNHETWRRVATNHHITFVVDQLSKLALGASVPAAPASGAASN; this comes from the coding sequence ATGGAAGCAGATCAGAAGTTCAACATGGAGTTCTCCGAGCAGCACTACGTCCCGGTCCTGAAGTGGAAGCGCGGGGAGGCGCGCGCGTTGAAGGACCTCGACCCCGCCGTGAAGGCGGCCTGCACGCCCTTGGTCGAGGTCGTTCCCGTCCCCACCGACCCCGAGACCGGCGCCGCCAAGAAGACCTTGTCCAAGCACCTGGACGACGCCATCGCGGAGATGAAGTCGAGTTGGGGCACGGCCCACCCCATCTTCGTGGACATCCGCCTCCTGCCGCCGAACCAGGCGACGGGGGCCACGCTCACCGGGCTCTTCGACCGGCTCCGTGCGGCGGCCATCCTCGCCATCCCGGTCATCTCGACCGGCGCGACCCAGGACATCCTCCAGGCCGCGGCCGGCATCCACAAGAAGGACCGGCGGGGCGTCTGCCTGCGGGAGGGCCTCGACGCGGTGATGGCGCCCGCGTTCCCGGTGGCCGTGAGCAAGGCGCTGCTGGCCACCGGCGTCACGCAGAAGACGGCTGACGTCGTCATCGACATGCAGGACGTGTCGGCCAACAAGACGACCGTGAACGCCGCGTTGGCGGCGAGCGCCATCGGCAAGGTCCCGAACCTGAAGGCGTGGCGGACGTTCACCATCGTCGCCACGGCGTTCCCGTTGAACCTGAGCGGCATCGCACCCGGGGTCCACACGCTGCCTCGCGCGGAGTGGGCGCTCTGGAAGGCCCTCGGCTCCCTCCCGAGACGGCCCACCTACGGCGACTACGCCGTCGCGCACTGGGACCTCCAGGAGCTGGACCCGCGCGTCATCCTCATCAGCGCCAGCATCCGGTACACGAGCGATGACGAGTGGGTCATCTTCCGCGGCCGGAACGTCAAGAACTACGGCTTCGGCCAGTTCACCGCGCTGAGCAAGCTGGTGGTCAAGCACCCGGCGTACTGCGGGTCGGCGTTCAGCGCGGGCGACGACTACATCGCGGCGTGCGCCAGCGGGACCGTCGGGTCGGGCAACCACGAGACGTGGCGGCGGGTCGCGACCAACCACCACATCACGTTCGTGGTGGACCAGCTCTCCAAGCTGGCCCTCGGCGCTTCAGTGCCCGCCGCACCCGCGAGCGGAGCTGCGTCGAACTAA
- a CDS encoding ATP-binding protein gives MPPSRRRPREAAPRRRYASISDAGLVGGSSAPRPGEISLAHHGVLFLDELPEFRRHVLEAMRQPLEDGEVCIARAGRSVTYPSQVMLVAAMNPCPCGHHGDRTRACHCTAHELVTYRRRISGPLLDRIDLHVDVPAVPPALLSGGAPGVPSAEVRARVARARERQAARAGPRTAPVNARLRGAALRRICAPDAAGRRLLDDAVARLGLSARAHDKVLRVARTIADLEGDEAVKAAHVAEAIQYRALDRPLL, from the coding sequence ATCCCGCCATCGCGGCGCAGGCCTCGCGAAGCTGCTCCGCGAAGGCGGTACGCTTCCATCTCCGACGCCGGGCTGGTGGGCGGCAGCAGCGCGCCGCGGCCCGGCGAGATCTCCCTCGCGCACCACGGGGTCCTGTTCCTCGACGAGCTCCCCGAGTTCCGGCGGCACGTGCTCGAGGCGATGCGCCAGCCGCTGGAGGACGGGGAGGTGTGCATCGCGCGCGCGGGACGCTCGGTCACCTACCCGTCGCAGGTGATGCTGGTGGCGGCGATGAACCCGTGCCCGTGTGGCCACCACGGCGATCGCACCCGCGCCTGCCACTGCACCGCGCACGAGCTGGTGACGTACCGGCGCCGGATCTCCGGCCCGCTGCTCGACCGCATCGACCTGCACGTGGACGTGCCGGCGGTGCCGCCCGCGCTCCTGTCCGGCGGCGCGCCCGGGGTGCCGAGCGCCGAGGTGCGGGCGCGCGTGGCGCGGGCCCGCGAGCGGCAGGCGGCGCGGGCCGGCCCCCGCACCGCGCCGGTGAACGCGCGGCTGCGCGGCGCGGCGCTGCGCCGGATCTGCGCGCCGGACGCGGCGGGGCGGCGCCTGCTCGACGACGCGGTGGCGCGGCTCGGGCTGTCCGCCCGGGCGCACGACAAGGTGCTGCGGGTGGCGCGCACCATCGCCGACCTGGAGGGCGACGAGGCCGTGAAGGCGGCGCACGTGGCCGAGGCGATCCAGTACCGCGCGCTGGACCGCCCGCTCCTGTGA
- a CDS encoding HNH endonuclease signature motif containing protein gives MTRTTVALVAALAAAPLLVPTAADAGTHVRGYYRKNGTYVAPHYRSSPGSGAVRSHPPRTYRRTPTPSYTPRDHHGKVKRSSSAKAAFRRSHPCPSTGRSLGACPGYEVDHVTPLACGGSDAASNMQWLTTRENRRKGAAGCRR, from the coding sequence ATGACCAGGACCACGGTTGCGCTGGTCGCCGCGCTCGCTGCTGCTCCGCTGCTGGTGCCGACGGCCGCTGACGCGGGCACCCACGTCCGCGGCTACTACCGGAAGAACGGGACGTACGTCGCGCCGCACTACCGGAGCTCGCCGGGCTCGGGCGCCGTCCGCAGCCACCCGCCGCGGACGTACCGGCGAACGCCGACGCCCTCGTACACGCCGCGCGATCATCACGGGAAGGTCAAGCGGAGCAGCTCGGCGAAGGCCGCGTTCCGGCGTTCGCACCCCTGCCCATCGACGGGCCGCAGCTTGGGCGCGTGCCCGGGCTACGAGGTGGACCACGTGACGCCGCTCGCCTGCGGTGGCTCGGACGCCGCCTCGAACATGCAGTGGCTCACCACGCGAGAGAACCGGCGCAAGGGTGCCGCGGGCTGCCGGCGCTGA
- a CDS encoding DNA methyltransferase, with protein MRPGKLYYGDNLPMLREFVPDECVDLVYLDPPFNSNQDYNVLFKEHDLSSSVAQLRAFEDCWHWDQQAQETYEELTGPDSVNHGIPPAVSVLIEAFYKALPQRSDMAAYLVMMAPRLIELRRVLARSGSIYLHCDPTASHYLKLLMDAIFGPEQFRNEIIWKRTHSHGDPRRNFGAVTDTILFYTRSPEYQFHCQYRPFTAEYAAKRFSGKDEDGRVWQSVTLRSPKPRPNLHYAYHASNGVTYQPHRNGWSCDPERMRQYDTAGRLHFPTKRGGQLRLKMYLDESKGVKVQSLWDDIPPVNSQAAERLGYPTQKPLALLERIIATSSCPGDVVLDPFCGCGTAVEAAQRLGREWIGIDVTYLAIRVIRDRLASGFPGIQYELAGEPQDLESARDLAETDKYQFQWWAVHRIGAHPVGGVPGRREGRRGRDRGIDGMIKFRADGRVYEIVVSVKGGRTVTPANVRELHGTVQREKAAMGVLVTMQDPTQEMRVEAARAGMWKDPHTGRKYPRLQIVSASDIFAGRRVDYPGVEITETTPPAGGTLVLPGMALPAPPPRRGVLVTVPEHSSETATPLIREQAGRPSEEAIGQALRTKGKR; from the coding sequence ATGCGACCCGGAAAGCTCTATTACGGCGACAACCTGCCAATGCTGCGCGAGTTCGTTCCGGATGAGTGCGTCGATCTCGTGTACCTCGACCCTCCCTTCAACTCCAACCAGGACTACAACGTGCTCTTCAAGGAGCACGACCTCTCGTCGTCAGTCGCGCAACTCCGAGCGTTTGAGGATTGCTGGCACTGGGACCAGCAGGCGCAGGAGACATACGAGGAGCTGACCGGGCCAGACTCCGTGAACCACGGTATCCCGCCTGCGGTGTCCGTGCTGATCGAAGCGTTCTACAAGGCGCTTCCGCAGAGAAGTGACATGGCGGCGTATCTGGTGATGATGGCGCCTCGGTTGATCGAGTTGCGGCGCGTGCTCGCACGGAGCGGCTCCATCTACTTGCACTGCGATCCGACCGCCAGCCACTATTTGAAACTGCTCATGGACGCCATCTTCGGTCCAGAGCAATTCCGAAACGAGATCATATGGAAGCGAACGCACAGCCACGGTGACCCGCGGCGAAACTTCGGTGCGGTAACCGACACCATCTTGTTCTACACGCGATCTCCCGAGTACCAGTTCCACTGTCAGTATCGCCCGTTCACGGCGGAGTACGCGGCGAAGCGCTTTAGCGGGAAGGACGAGGACGGTCGCGTCTGGCAGTCGGTCACGCTGCGGAGCCCGAAGCCGCGGCCGAACCTGCACTACGCGTATCACGCGAGCAACGGGGTGACGTACCAGCCGCATCGTAACGGGTGGTCCTGCGATCCGGAGAGGATGCGGCAGTACGACACCGCCGGGCGCCTCCATTTCCCGACGAAACGCGGCGGTCAACTTCGCCTGAAGATGTATCTCGATGAGTCGAAGGGCGTGAAGGTTCAAAGCCTCTGGGACGATATCCCTCCCGTGAACTCCCAGGCAGCGGAGCGACTGGGGTACCCGACACAAAAACCGCTCGCACTGCTCGAGCGCATCATCGCGACCTCCTCCTGTCCCGGCGACGTTGTGCTTGATCCTTTTTGCGGGTGCGGCACCGCGGTGGAAGCGGCTCAGCGCCTAGGCCGTGAATGGATCGGTATCGATGTGACGTACTTGGCGATCCGGGTGATCAGAGACCGGCTCGCGAGCGGGTTCCCTGGGATTCAGTACGAACTTGCTGGCGAGCCGCAGGACCTGGAGAGCGCCCGGGATCTGGCCGAGACGGATAAGTACCAATTCCAGTGGTGGGCCGTGCATCGGATCGGTGCGCACCCAGTAGGTGGTGTCCCGGGACGGCGCGAGGGCAGGCGCGGACGCGATCGCGGAATCGACGGGATGATCAAGTTCCGCGCTGACGGGCGAGTCTACGAAATTGTTGTCTCCGTGAAGGGCGGACGCACAGTTACGCCAGCCAACGTACGAGAACTTCACGGCACAGTTCAGCGAGAAAAGGCCGCGATGGGCGTGCTTGTCACGATGCAGGATCCGACGCAGGAGATGCGGGTCGAGGCGGCGCGTGCGGGCATGTGGAAAGACCCTCATACCGGGCGCAAGTACCCTCGGCTTCAGATCGTATCCGCGTCAGACATCTTTGCCGGGCGGCGGGTCGACTATCCCGGCGTCGAAATTACCGAAACCACGCCGCCCGCCGGTGGCACCTTGGTGCTGCCGGGCATGGCGCTACCCGCGCCGCCTCCGCGCCGAGGGGTGCTTGTTACCGTTCCTGAGCACTCGTCAGAAACGGCCACGCCCTTAATACGTGAACAGGCGGGACGACCGTCTGAGGAGGCCATCGGGCAGGCTCTGCGAACAAAGGGAAAGCGGTGA
- a CDS encoding uracil-DNA glycosylase: protein MADTLSAVAAEVVRCRACPRLVAWREQVAREKRRAYRDEVYWGRPIPGFGDARARIALVGLAPGAHGSNRTGRMFTGDRSGDFLYAALHRAGLASQPSSRARDDGLALEGAWITSACRCAPPDNRPTPDELERCAPFLDRELALLAPRVLVALGSVGWDAILAALRRAGRELPRPRPRFGHGAELRLPGLPAVLGCYHPSQQNTQTGRLTPAMIDAVLARAVALAR, encoded by the coding sequence ATGGCCGACACGCTCTCCGCCGTCGCCGCCGAGGTCGTCCGCTGCCGCGCCTGCCCGCGCCTGGTCGCCTGGCGCGAGCAGGTGGCGCGCGAGAAGCGGCGCGCCTACCGCGACGAGGTCTACTGGGGCCGGCCCATCCCCGGCTTCGGCGACGCCCGCGCGCGCATCGCGCTGGTGGGGCTCGCGCCGGGCGCGCACGGCTCGAACCGCACCGGGCGCATGTTCACCGGCGATCGGTCCGGCGACTTCCTGTACGCGGCGCTCCACCGGGCCGGGCTCGCCAGCCAGCCCAGCTCGCGGGCGCGCGACGACGGCCTCGCGCTCGAGGGCGCCTGGATCACCTCCGCCTGCCGGTGCGCGCCGCCCGACAACCGGCCCACCCCCGACGAGCTGGAGCGCTGCGCGCCGTTCCTCGACCGCGAGCTCGCGCTGCTCGCCCCGCGGGTGCTCGTCGCGCTCGGGTCCGTCGGGTGGGACGCGATCCTGGCCGCGCTGCGCCGCGCCGGGCGCGAGCTCCCGCGCCCGCGGCCGCGCTTCGGGCACGGCGCCGAGCTGCGCCTGCCCGGGCTCCCGGCGGTGCTCGGCTGCTACCACCCCTCCCAGCAGAACACGCAGACCGGCCGGCTCACCCCGGCCATGATCGACGCGGTCCTCGCCCGCGCCGTCGCGCTGGCGCGCTGA
- a CDS encoding tetratricopeptide repeat protein → MTSKIRMAALLLLATACATGGGAGKGTAERFKQADEKMPTASAIQEDAERAFYSDVLDHKRRGDIAAQAGNMDQARAEWATAAEGLGNFNDRFGANEYQIPIRYSAAELFMQAQQWEKAAQAAERTSADPHAGPKTKAIAGHLAAQAWLMAANADVKAGKLEPIKLAYVEQRKGEALKPRTPPGAWKRFVDTTDVYLANIDADPEQQKPAAERRLVAPQQLALIAAEVQYAFDNMEEARRRFEVVLQRWPDDADVIEAAAPLYLQTFAFAKDAAGHEAAAKRVRDLVTAQAQKPGLDPKAKASYEKVLQDLGRTEAGARFAEAQKLLESGKPAEAAKAFEALAADPSSGDVAGALHNAAIAWDKAGDGAKASALRQRILKEFPESKVAPQNALLLAAQHSKKGDHAGAARMYSEFVEKWPGDPNRCVALQNVAAELDTAKKTADAAARYLVFGKDPTCAKGDPNFAARALYRAGTLFSFAKNNAKAQEAFAAAVAVQGVTDTVAKSQVEDAKRRLKK, encoded by the coding sequence ATGACATCGAAGATCCGGATGGCGGCCCTCCTGCTCCTCGCGACCGCCTGCGCCACCGGCGGCGGCGCGGGCAAGGGGACCGCGGAACGCTTCAAGCAGGCCGACGAGAAGATGCCGACCGCGAGCGCGATCCAGGAGGACGCCGAGCGGGCCTTCTACTCCGACGTGCTCGACCACAAGCGGCGCGGCGACATCGCGGCCCAGGCCGGCAACATGGACCAGGCCCGCGCCGAGTGGGCCACCGCCGCCGAGGGCCTCGGCAACTTCAACGACCGCTTCGGCGCGAACGAGTACCAGATCCCCATCCGCTACAGCGCCGCCGAGCTGTTCATGCAGGCGCAGCAGTGGGAGAAGGCGGCGCAGGCGGCCGAGCGGACCTCGGCCGATCCGCACGCCGGCCCGAAGACCAAGGCGATCGCGGGCCACCTCGCGGCGCAGGCCTGGCTCATGGCCGCCAACGCGGACGTGAAGGCCGGCAAGCTCGAGCCCATCAAGCTGGCGTACGTCGAGCAGCGCAAGGGCGAGGCGCTGAAGCCCCGCACGCCGCCCGGCGCCTGGAAGCGCTTCGTGGACACGACCGACGTGTACCTCGCGAACATCGACGCCGACCCGGAGCAGCAGAAGCCCGCGGCCGAGCGGCGCCTGGTCGCCCCGCAGCAGCTCGCGCTCATCGCCGCCGAGGTGCAGTACGCGTTCGACAACATGGAGGAGGCGCGCCGCCGCTTCGAGGTGGTGCTGCAGCGCTGGCCCGACGACGCGGACGTGATCGAGGCGGCCGCGCCGCTCTACCTGCAGACGTTCGCGTTCGCGAAGGACGCCGCCGGGCACGAGGCCGCCGCGAAGCGCGTGCGCGACCTGGTGACCGCGCAGGCGCAGAAGCCCGGCCTCGATCCGAAGGCCAAGGCGTCGTACGAGAAGGTCCTCCAGGACCTCGGCCGCACCGAGGCCGGCGCCCGCTTCGCCGAGGCGCAGAAGCTGCTCGAGTCCGGCAAGCCGGCCGAGGCCGCCAAGGCGTTCGAGGCGCTCGCCGCCGATCCGTCGAGCGGCGACGTGGCCGGCGCGCTGCACAACGCCGCCATCGCCTGGGACAAGGCCGGCGACGGGGCCAAGGCGAGCGCGCTCCGCCAGCGCATCCTGAAGGAGTTCCCGGAGTCGAAGGTGGCGCCGCAGAACGCGCTGCTGCTCGCGGCCCAGCACTCGAAGAAGGGCGACCACGCCGGCGCGGCCCGCATGTACTCCGAGTTCGTGGAGAAGTGGCCGGGCGATCCGAACCGCTGCGTGGCGCTCCAGAACGTCGCGGCCGAGCTCGACACCGCCAAGAAGACCGCCGACGCGGCCGCTCGGTACCTGGTGTTCGGCAAGGACCCGACCTGCGCCAAGGGCGACCCGAACTTCGCCGCCCGCGCGCTCTACCGCGCCGGGACGCTGTTCTCGTTCGCGAAGAACAACGCCAAGGCCCAGGAGGCGTTCGCGGCCGCGGTCGCCGTGCAGGGCGTCACCGACACCGTGGCGAAGAGCCAGGTGGAGGACGCGAAGCGGCGCCTGAAGAAGTAG
- a CDS encoding GTP-binding protein, with product MSFINYSSREINCKIVYYGPGLCGKTTNLQYVYAKTNPDAKGKMISLATETERTLFFDFLPLSLGEIRGFKTRFHLYTVPGQVFYDASRKLILKGVDGVVFVADSQIERMEANLESVENLRVNLAEQGYDLNKIPYVVQYNKRDLPNTATVDELRRLLNPRGVPEFQAVAPTGVGVFDTLKSVAKLVLTELKKGG from the coding sequence ATGAGCTTCATCAACTACAGCTCGCGCGAGATCAACTGCAAGATCGTCTACTACGGCCCCGGCCTGTGCGGGAAGACGACCAACCTCCAGTACGTCTACGCGAAGACCAACCCCGACGCGAAGGGGAAGATGATCTCGCTCGCCACCGAGACCGAGCGGACCCTCTTCTTCGACTTCCTCCCGCTGTCGCTGGGCGAGATCCGCGGCTTCAAGACCCGCTTCCACCTGTACACGGTGCCGGGCCAGGTGTTCTACGACGCCTCCCGCAAGCTGATCCTGAAGGGCGTGGACGGCGTGGTGTTCGTGGCCGACTCGCAGATCGAGCGCATGGAGGCGAACCTCGAGTCGGTCGAGAACCTCCGCGTGAACCTGGCCGAGCAGGGCTACGACCTGAACAAGATCCCGTACGTGGTGCAGTACAACAAGCGCGACCTGCCCAACACCGCCACCGTGGACGAGCTCCGCCGCCTGCTCAACCCGCGCGGCGTCCCGGAGTTCCAGGCGGTCGCCCCGACCGGCGTGGGCGTGTTCGACACGCTGAAGTCGGTCGCGAAGCTGGTGCTCACCGAGCTGAAGAAGGGCGGCTAG
- a CDS encoding roadblock/LC7 domain-containing protein: MNSGLVMYEEEFRLIAGICDRLTRDANAKVVFLVDKNGQLIASSGQAQNLDTTSLASLTAGNVAAMGGLAKLIGEKEFPNQFHEGEKESLHMSIVGGRVVLVVIFDAKSSLGLVRLRVKKAGEELARVFDALARKQAAPGAASPFAEITDDDIDNLFSE, encoded by the coding sequence ATGAATTCCGGCTTGGTGATGTACGAGGAGGAGTTCCGGCTCATCGCCGGGATCTGCGACCGGCTCACGCGCGACGCGAACGCCAAGGTCGTCTTCCTCGTCGACAAGAACGGCCAGCTCATCGCGTCGAGCGGGCAGGCGCAGAACCTGGACACCACCTCGCTCGCGTCCCTCACCGCGGGTAACGTCGCGGCCATGGGCGGCCTCGCCAAGCTCATCGGCGAGAAGGAGTTCCCGAACCAGTTCCACGAGGGCGAGAAGGAATCGCTCCACATGAGCATCGTGGGCGGCCGGGTGGTGCTGGTCGTCATCTTCGACGCGAAGAGCTCGCTCGGCCTGGTGCGCCTGCGGGTGAAGAAGGCGGGGGAGGAGCTGGCCCGGGTGTTCGACGCGCTGGCCAGGAAGCAGGCCGCGCCCGGCGCCGCGAGCCCGTTCGCCGAGATCACCGACGACGACATCGACAATCTGTTCAGCGAGTGA
- the recR gene encoding recombination mediator RecR — MAVADPIARLVKELAKLPGIGEKTAQRLAFHILKAGAGYAGDLAAAIAGVVRDVRLCSTCQTLTDQDPCAICRDPERDARMICVVEGVPDLLAVERTHEFRGRYHVLHGALSPLDGVGPSDLKIRELLVRLEREPADEIVVATNPDVEGEATALYLTKLLKPMGLKVTRIAQGVPMGGDLEYADQVTLARALAGRREL; from the coding sequence ATGGCCGTCGCGGATCCCATCGCGCGCCTGGTGAAGGAGCTGGCGAAGCTCCCCGGCATCGGGGAGAAGACCGCGCAGCGCCTGGCGTTCCACATCCTCAAGGCCGGCGCCGGCTACGCCGGCGACCTCGCCGCGGCCATCGCCGGCGTGGTGCGCGACGTGCGGCTGTGCTCGACCTGCCAGACGCTCACCGACCAGGACCCCTGCGCGATCTGCCGCGACCCGGAGCGCGACGCCCGGATGATCTGCGTGGTGGAGGGCGTGCCGGACCTGCTGGCGGTGGAGCGCACCCACGAGTTCCGCGGCCGCTACCACGTGCTCCACGGCGCGCTCTCGCCGCTCGACGGCGTGGGCCCGTCCGACCTCAAGATCCGCGAGCTGCTGGTGCGCCTCGAGCGCGAGCCGGCCGACGAGATCGTGGTGGCGACGAACCCGGACGTCGAGGGCGAGGCCACCGCGCTCTACCTGACGAAGCTCCTGAAGCCGATGGGGCTGAAGGTCACCCGCATCGCCCAAGGTGTTCCCATGGGCGGGGATCTCGAATACGCTGATCAGGTGACGCTGGCCCGCGCGCTGGCCGGCCGCCGCGAGCTCTGA
- a CDS encoding YbaB/EbfC family nucleoid-associated protein, producing MDIQYLMRQAKKLEKAMADAKEKLAEIAVEAESGGGLVKVAMNGKCEVTRLTVDPKAIDPNDKAMLEDLITAAVNAAVEKARTAADESMSKATGGIKIPGIAG from the coding sequence ATGGACATCCAGTACCTGATGCGCCAGGCCAAGAAGCTGGAGAAGGCCATGGCGGACGCCAAGGAGAAGCTCGCCGAGATCGCGGTCGAGGCCGAGAGCGGCGGCGGCCTCGTCAAGGTGGCCATGAACGGCAAGTGCGAGGTCACCCGGCTCACGGTGGATCCGAAGGCGATCGACCCGAACGACAAGGCGATGCTCGAGGACCTCATCACCGCGGCGGTGAACGCGGCGGTGGAGAAGGCGCGCACGGCCGCCGACGAGTCGATGAGCAAGGCCACCGGCGGCATCAAGATCCCCGGCATCGCCGGCTGA